The Branchiostoma floridae strain S238N-H82 chromosome 1, Bfl_VNyyK, whole genome shotgun sequence sequence ATCAATCAGGTaatgttctttctgtatctCATGCACGTGACCTTAAACATGAGACGCCATGCAAGGGTAGGGCGCAGGAGGCCATTGAGATACAGGGAGAGACGACAGCGGCCGGCTAGAGTGAACGCAGCGTTCTTTCTCACTGCCCTGACTGTGGCGGAGGGTGGAGAGCCTGTACACCGGGGTGTACCAAAGAATCCCGCGTCCTTTTGGGATCTCCTCCTCTGACCATACACTTATAACTATAAGAAAGGCGGTTTCTACATGGCTCCATGGCGCGCACAGCTTTTCCCTTTGCCATCTTTCTCTCCCGCGCCAAAATGCCGCTGGTCCCGCgctatatgctaatgagcccgcgttaacAATAGTTTTATGCTAATGACCTTCCCGAattcgggaagcatctacacgcgcgcagAAGATgttggggacccctgctaaggtaTCAGTAAGGTATCATACGAATGGTccagacctttcgggagaaattttcccgatatagtaatggcgatatagcagttccatctagacgatgaaaaaaagctgtcggcaaatggttgtaggctcgccaATATCGGGAAAAATTGTATGTAGATTGTGCCTAACTCACagggccggtgtgggaaccattgtagaattatagaggggcgagtaagaacaggaagaaacaaacatgccgatatccgggatcgaaccggggtcggcggattacaaatccaacatgcaaaccacaacaccaaaagctctagagccactggcgtggtcagtttggcagcgcttaagCCCCGCTGTTACATACTTCCCAATCTGAGCTGAGATGACCTCGAGGACGTTGACTTGCATAACTAACAATCATGTCATCCAGCTGGAttataaaataataataatcgTCTGGTGTATGATTCTATTATAATCGATTGCCACACAGATTTCTGTCTTCAAACTTTACCTTGTCTAAGATTCTCGTCTTCTAAGACGTTGTAAGAGGAGTAGTTGTCGACTCCGTGCATCCTGAGGATCTGTACCACGGCGTTACTGAAGCCGCACATGGGCTGCTGTGGAACACCCTTCATAAACACCACCACCTTGTCCTTCTTCACCAGCCCGTCGATGTGTTCCCGGCTCCCCGTGTCCGCTGCCTCACTGCTCAGGGCCCGCAGGAAAGCCGACCGAGCCCCCTGCGTCCTCAGAAACCTAGCTGTGGTGAGAAAAACTCGACTCATGTTGCATTCACCCCGAAACTACTGCTATTACATCAGTGAGAAACTTCTGATCGTTTGAAGGTTGACCGAACAACACCTCCATCCGCCATATCCGGTGAGAACTATTTTTGTCCATTGAGCAAATTTGGAAAGCAATATTGACATATGCTGCTACATCCTGGTAACCATTAATGAGTGTAGTATGTACAAATATCcagtcagttttttttttaacattgtgtattttgtgtacaTTGGTAGGGCGGAAGATTATGTACCGGAGGTCAAAGTTGCCCGCCGGAAGTACatgttgacccctgacctggcGAGGACAGGGCGATGTGGCACCGACAACACTGACAGGAAAGCCGGTTGTACGGCTCACGGTTCGGATATGGCTTAAACTAACATTTTCTCCAGAAAACTGGATGTTGTTTTATCTGACAACCAAGGAAAGGGAACGAAGAATGCTGCAGGAGTTCGTGGACAACCTGCAGGCCGGCATAGACGCGGACAGAACCGATATCGTGAGGGAGATCGTTTCAGCGGCGGCCAAGTGTAGGTCGCAGTTTGGGGCGGTCAGAACTTTGGAAACCTAGAGCATCAAAGATCTTTGAATTAATCTTAATTGTGCATCTTTCAAACATTTTATAGTCTTTCAGAAATTCTGGTACTACCGCATAGTTTTTCGATGCATTAGTTTATTGATAGATGTCCATTAGATGTGCAACGTTTGTTGAAAATGGTTGTTAGTTATCCTCATGCCTCAACTGCTTTCCTACTATCCTAGTCAACAGTTTACCTAATTAAGTTGCCAATTTGAATAACTTAAGGCGTGTGTATTCTTAATGTCTAGCTTCCTGTGATTTCTACACAGTACTGTTTCCTCATGATCAACACATCGTAACTCAACTCATGGGATGTCGTGAAATCATATTTTAGAGCTGGCAAGTGTCCAAAGGATAGTTCCAAACATACCAGATGCAGATATAGAggaataaggccacaccaatttaatttcttggttcacggattcgctcgctcctattttttggaaaaaaaaataaaaataaaaattatcactcaattttatttcgccctctcgctccatattttttatgaaaaaatccgtgaaccaagaaaccattggtgtggcctaaagaaagGAAAACTGTAATTGGGTGTGTCAAGCTTGGATAAAGTAGGAAAGTTAAGCTTTTGAGATGACCTCTTTGATAAGGAGGTTGGTATTCATCACACctcttcatatacatgtaacattactagTACTTATAATCCAATAAGTATCAGATGGCAGCATCAGTGACAGTTATTGGCTCATATTACACCACagggaccaagtttggtgggATGTCATAACTATGAGTCAGTATGTGTATAATTGCAAGATTGCATGAAAAAATAAGATGAGTGGGTTGGAAGGTGTTGTGGTTTTAGCTTTGGTATGGTTATGGCTTTACATTACAAAGAACATCTCATCATCTAGTGTTTTTTAATGCACCTGACAGGCAAGGATGCAGATGAAAATATCCAGGTGAAAAGTTGTTTGTCTCACctgtcatgttttgttgttgcacCTGACAGGTGAGGATGCAGATGAAGGAGACATCCAGGTGAAGAAGCTGCTGAATCACCTGGATGCAGAGGAGCAGACATTCCTACACGTGGCCACTAAGGTTAGACAACTTCATCTGTATGTCTCTGTTCTACATGTGATTTAATGAAACCATACTGATGAAGGTGTATTGTCAATTattaaaacatatttacaatagGAGAGATATAAATAGAGATAGAGAAAGTAAATGCTTTTATTAGAtttgatgtatttttctttGAGCCATGTTAACTTACAAAATATTTCAGCAAGGCAGCGTGGACATCATACGCACCCTGCTGTCCGCTGGTGCTGACCCCGGCATCCAAGACAAGAATGGCGACACGccctttgacctttcaccttccCAGGCTGTCACCAATGTGTACAACGAGGAGCTTCTCCAGGCCATTGCTCAGTCTAAGTAACACagttgaattttattctacactTTGATAGGGTAACCTCAGTAACAATGTCTATTTACTTTTTACTGGCTATCTTTTCTGATAACTTGCCTACAAAGGATGCTTGTAGCACAGTAGTGAGGAATCGCTGAGGACGTTATGGCATATCACATTGATGTTGTTTCACTAGGATACAGTCCCTGGCAAGGTTTAAACTGGTCATGAAAGGTGGTAGTCACTCACTCTTGTAAACCTTCCAAGTTGAATGAGTTGATGATGTTCTGTTCTTTTCTCTTCAGTGTTGGTCGTGTGTGTCAGCTGATCGCAGCAGGGGTCAACATTAACCTGCGAGACTCCGTGGAGGGAAGGAACACCCCGCTGCACTGGGCCGCCTCCTTCGCCAACCATGAGATGGTGCAGTGTCTCTGTGGTCAGTCTTTTACCATTAACGTGTACATATGCTGTTATTACCTCTTGTACGAAAGTTATGGGTTCAGTTTTATTTGTTGATTTGTCTCTTTGGAAGAAGATCAGAGGTGTTTTTAAATATCTCCTGTTCAGTAAGTAGCCTGAGAAATGATGATAATAGTGTAGGGAACGAACAAACTTATAAGTGCATTGGAGATTGATTTTGGCACCTGTTTATTGCTACAGACAGAGGGGCAGATGTGAACCTGTGTAACAGTAAGGGTGCCACAGCCCTGCATGATGCAGTCCTGAGGAAAGACACAGACATCGTACAGGAACTACTGGAACATGGGGCCTGTCCACTCATGGTGGGCACTAAAGGGTAGGGAATGCTGAAAACAAGAACATGCTTATACATGTGATAGAAGTTAAGATACCACTTTATATCCAGGAAGAAAACATAGAATTGGTTGTTACTTGTTAGTTGATGGTCTTCAGTGGTGATGAGCTGTTGAGTTGAACTATGCACAGTTTTGTTGTTACTGCTTACAGTGGTGTCTAGGTTTTACAGATGTTCTTTAACTTTTGAACACATTAAGTTCCTGATGTTTCCTTCTGCAGGAGTTACACAGGAAAGAGAGCCCTGGACCTTGCTGACCCATCCTCAGAACTGCATATCTTGCTGCAGGAGTACAGCAGCAAGGCTTTGGCTAATGGAACACTGGCTGAGGACAGCTCGGCAGGTATGGGGAATCAAACTACATTTTTCATGCAAGTCAATCAAAAGTGCAAGTGGTGCAAATTAGTATTAGAAATCTAAATCTGTACTAAATTCCACACTGATAACATGTCCACAAAGATTTTCAGCATTTATGTGTCTGTTTTGTAAAACTTCTATTCAGTTGATTCTGTCTAAAAAA is a genomic window containing:
- the LOC118412783 gene encoding glutaredoxin-related protein 5, mitochondrial-like, with amino-acid sequence MSRVFLTTARFLRTQGARSAFLRALSSEAADTGSREHIDGLVKKDKVVVFMKGVPQQPMCGFSNAVVQILRMHGVDNYSSYNVLEDENLRQGIKDYSSWPTIPQVFLSGEFVGGCDILLQMHQNGDLVEELQKVGIRSALLDKQPDTDKDKQ